One genomic segment of Geothermobacter hydrogeniphilus includes these proteins:
- a CDS encoding AlbA family DNA-binding domain-containing protein: protein MIIKRVRPVSNGGKVEFHLVVWLCLLLVVLVGGLLGVFSFLGQRARGEMTISMVRQAASVASRRFQRQIEGSHRLLETLSGWGREGLLVDQDVDGLRRKLLPLVENFPAIAGLSLADDEGRDFFLARDQGGWLVRHSRGVGAPQHWQFWKGGALQRQWDATENFDPRQRIWYQPARKQPGTVVWSGLYRFHTLKRFGVSASIAWQGKQGFQVAAVDLLIDDLVKALRVPELGESGVVFSVSRDGLLNDLASGPVGSENRQLLAAYRKVRRPEDSVTSFSFLGTTWYAGEEQVALDNARVRIGILVPESEINPGLSGVRRQFLAVAAVILLIGILAMLFVLRRFRRHFVPAVTRPDAAWLQAVISGGENVRVEFKSTMRMNLKSGRAGKEIELAWLKGVVGFLNTAGGTLLIGVNDDGDIVGLEADGFQNEDRCRLHFKNLVAQHIGLEFSRCLHFDLVEHDGRQVAVVQVDRSSEPAFLRQGKEEDFYIRSGPASVKLTGRQMLQYLSRKTRRTANHFDPTR from the coding sequence ATGATTATTAAGCGGGTTCGGCCAGTCTCCAACGGGGGGAAGGTCGAATTCCACCTGGTTGTCTGGCTCTGTCTGCTGCTGGTGGTGCTGGTCGGGGGGCTGCTCGGGGTCTTCAGCTTTCTTGGGCAGAGAGCCCGCGGCGAAATGACCATCAGTATGGTGCGTCAGGCCGCCAGCGTGGCATCGCGTCGCTTTCAGCGGCAGATCGAAGGCAGTCATCGACTGCTGGAAACGCTCAGCGGCTGGGGGCGTGAGGGGTTGCTGGTTGATCAGGACGTCGACGGCCTGCGCCGGAAACTGCTGCCGCTGGTGGAAAATTTTCCGGCGATAGCCGGGCTCTCCCTGGCGGATGATGAGGGGCGGGATTTTTTTCTTGCCAGGGACCAGGGCGGTTGGCTGGTTCGTCATTCACGAGGAGTGGGCGCTCCACAGCATTGGCAGTTCTGGAAAGGTGGGGCATTGCAGCGGCAGTGGGATGCCACAGAAAATTTTGATCCGCGGCAGCGTATCTGGTATCAGCCGGCCCGCAAACAGCCGGGTACCGTTGTCTGGAGCGGCCTCTACCGGTTTCATACTCTCAAGCGTTTCGGCGTGAGTGCCTCTATTGCCTGGCAGGGAAAACAGGGCTTCCAGGTCGCCGCCGTCGATCTGTTGATTGATGACCTGGTCAAGGCCCTGCGGGTTCCGGAGTTGGGGGAATCGGGGGTGGTCTTTTCCGTTTCCAGGGATGGCCTTCTCAATGACCTTGCCTCGGGACCAGTCGGTAGTGAAAACCGACAGTTGCTTGCTGCCTACCGGAAGGTACGTCGTCCCGAAGACTCGGTGACCTCCTTCAGCTTCCTTGGGACCACCTGGTATGCCGGGGAGGAGCAGGTGGCTCTGGATAACGCCCGGGTCAGGATTGGTATCCTGGTTCCTGAAAGTGAAATCAATCCCGGCTTAAGCGGCGTCCGGCGTCAGTTTCTTGCGGTTGCCGCTGTTATTCTGCTGATCGGCATCCTCGCAATGTTGTTCGTTCTCAGGCGTTTTCGGAGGCATTTTGTCCCGGCGGTCACCCGGCCGGATGCCGCCTGGCTGCAGGCGGTGATCAGCGGCGGGGAAAATGTCCGGGTCGAATTCAAATCGACCATGCGCATGAACCTCAAGTCGGGGCGGGCCGGCAAGGAGATTGAACTCGCCTGGCTGAAAGGGGTGGTCGGTTTTCTCAATACGGCCGGCGGAACCCTGCTGATCGGTGTCAACGATGATGGTGACATCGTCGGCCTGGAGGCTGACGGGTTTCAGAACGAGGACAGGTGCCGACTTCATTTCAAAAACCTGGTGGCCCAGCATATCGGCCTGGAATTTTCGCGTTGTCTGCATTTCGATCTGGTCGAGCACGACGGCAGGCAGGTGGCGGTGGTTCAGGTTGACCGCTCCTCGGAACCGGCTTTTTTGCGTCAGGGCAAGGAGGAAGATTTCTATATTCGCAGTGGCCCGGCCAGTGTCAAGCTGACCGGACGGCAGATGCTGCAGTATCTTTCCAGAAAAACCCGCAGGACCGCAAACCATTTTGACCCGACGAGATGA
- the nhaA gene encoding Na+/H+ antiporter NhaA, protein MSSKLEEFLQKESSVGILLMVATVLAMVCANSSLQSVYEYILNTPFEVRLGRYIHIAKPLLLLVNDGLMAIFFLLVGLEVKREVMVGQLSSRAQIILPGIAALGGMIAPALCYVLINIGDSAALNGWAIPAATDIAFALGVLALLGKRVPSSLKIFLLALAIMDDLGAIIIIALFYSGDLSISMLWMAAICLVVLFLLNIFKVERMAAYITVGVFLWIFVLKSGVHATLAGVALAFAIPLKSNRDESFSPAGKLEHDLHPWVSFLILPIFAFANAGIPLSGMGLGDLFHSVPLGIMVGLVVGKLAGVYGCSILAVKTGLAAMPEGATNRHLFGVAALCGIGFTMSLFIGGLAFEHVGGDAEAYMLSHRLGILTGSLISGLLGYFILLTGGRAVLTDKNPSPVASSPVQTAADDY, encoded by the coding sequence ATGTCGTCCAAGCTAGAGGAATTTCTGCAAAAGGAATCGTCCGTCGGCATTCTGCTGATGGTGGCAACGGTGCTGGCGATGGTTTGTGCCAACAGTTCGCTGCAGTCGGTTTACGAGTACATTCTCAACACCCCCTTTGAGGTTCGCCTCGGGCGGTATATTCACATTGCCAAGCCGTTGTTGTTGCTGGTCAATGACGGCCTGATGGCGATTTTCTTCCTGCTGGTCGGGTTGGAGGTCAAGCGGGAAGTGATGGTCGGCCAGCTTTCCAGTCGCGCGCAGATCATTCTGCCGGGTATCGCCGCCCTTGGCGGCATGATTGCTCCGGCTCTCTGCTACGTGCTGATCAATATCGGTGATTCCGCCGCCCTCAATGGCTGGGCGATTCCGGCCGCCACCGACATCGCCTTTGCTCTTGGAGTCCTGGCACTGCTCGGCAAGCGGGTTCCGTCTTCGCTGAAAATCTTTCTGCTGGCCCTGGCGATCATGGATGACCTCGGGGCGATCATCATCATCGCGCTCTTTTATTCCGGTGACCTGTCCATCAGCATGTTGTGGATGGCGGCTATCTGCCTGGTGGTCCTGTTCCTGCTGAATATCTTCAAGGTGGAACGGATGGCGGCCTATATCACCGTCGGCGTCTTCCTGTGGATCTTCGTGCTCAAGTCGGGAGTTCACGCGACTCTCGCCGGGGTTGCCCTGGCCTTCGCCATCCCGCTGAAAAGCAACCGGGATGAAAGTTTCTCTCCGGCTGGAAAGCTGGAGCATGATCTGCACCCCTGGGTCAGCTTTCTGATTCTGCCGATCTTCGCCTTTGCCAATGCCGGTATTCCCCTTTCCGGCATGGGATTGGGCGACCTCTTTCACTCGGTTCCGCTCGGTATCATGGTCGGCCTGGTGGTCGGCAAACTGGCCGGGGTCTATGGCTGTTCGATTCTGGCGGTCAAGACCGGGTTGGCGGCGATGCCCGAAGGTGCCACCAATCGCCACCTGTTCGGGGTCGCGGCTCTCTGTGGAATCGGTTTCACCATGAGCCTGTTTATCGGTGGCCTGGCTTTTGAACATGTCGGTGGTGATGCCGAGGCTTATATGCTCAGTCATCGCCTCGGTATCCTGACCGGCTCTCTGATTTCCGGTCTGCTCGGTTATTTTATTCTTCTGACCGGTGGCCGTGCCGTTTTGACGGACAAAAACCCATCGCCAGTTGCCTCGTCACCGGTACAGACAGCGGCCGATGATTATTAA
- a CDS encoding cation:proton antiporter family protein — protein MMDPLWLTIAFGGGYLLRQVGLPPMVGFLIAGFVLNGLGIQGGDLLRTMADLGVTLLLFSIGLKLDLRSLLRAEIWAGSSLHLLLSVLLTGLFILACDALGVGLFAGLDFQVVLLVAFALSFSSTVFAVKVLEQKGEMAAMHGRVAIGILIMQDVFAVLFLTISAGKVPSPWALAIPLLLWLLRPLLYRLLNRCGHGELLVLCGFFLALVAGYSGFVLLGLKGDLGALIMGVLLSGHSRASELSKSLLGFKDLLLVGFFLSIGLSGVPDGATLVTALLLVFLLPFKTGLYFLLLTRFRLRARSALLASFSLANYSEFGLIVGAIAVSSGWLDSQWLVAVAIALSLSFVLAAPLNSAAATLYERWQESLKRFETRTRHPSDQPLEPGEVSIAVFGMGRIGTAVYDYFHKRYADKVVGVDYNKEKVTRHCRDGRHVIYGDPTDPDFWARMPRDNRVELCLLAMPKHVANISVAATMRGRGYQGRLASIAYFADQIDELETLGVATFDFYAEAGSGFARHADQLSARDLADF, from the coding sequence ATGATGGACCCTCTCTGGTTGACCATTGCTTTCGGCGGCGGCTACCTGCTGCGCCAGGTCGGACTGCCGCCGATGGTCGGATTTCTGATCGCCGGCTTTGTCCTCAACGGACTTGGAATCCAGGGAGGGGATCTGCTGCGGACCATGGCCGATCTCGGCGTCACCCTGCTGCTTTTCAGTATCGGTCTCAAGCTCGATCTCCGCAGCCTGTTGCGGGCGGAAATCTGGGCCGGGAGCAGCCTGCACCTGTTGCTCAGCGTGCTGTTGACAGGGCTGTTTATTCTGGCATGCGATGCTTTGGGGGTCGGCCTGTTCGCCGGACTTGATTTCCAGGTTGTGTTGCTGGTTGCCTTTGCCCTCAGTTTTTCCAGCACCGTTTTCGCGGTCAAGGTGTTGGAGCAAAAGGGGGAGATGGCGGCCATGCACGGCCGGGTGGCGATCGGTATCCTGATCATGCAGGATGTCTTCGCGGTTCTCTTTCTGACCATTTCCGCCGGCAAGGTTCCTTCCCCCTGGGCCCTGGCCATTCCTCTCCTGCTCTGGCTGCTGCGTCCCCTGCTGTATCGCCTGCTCAATCGCTGTGGTCATGGTGAACTGCTGGTGCTGTGCGGATTTTTTCTCGCCCTGGTGGCCGGTTATTCCGGCTTTGTGCTGCTTGGTCTCAAGGGTGATTTGGGAGCGCTGATCATGGGGGTGCTGTTGTCAGGGCATTCGCGCGCTTCGGAACTGTCCAAGTCGCTGCTCGGTTTCAAGGACCTGCTGCTGGTCGGATTTTTTCTCAGCATCGGTCTTTCCGGTGTTCCCGACGGTGCCACGCTGGTCACCGCCCTGCTGCTGGTATTTCTGTTGCCGTTTAAAACCGGCCTCTATTTTCTCCTGTTGACCCGGTTCCGGCTGCGTGCCCGTTCCGCTCTGTTGGCTTCCTTCAGCCTGGCGAACTACAGTGAATTCGGATTGATCGTCGGCGCCATCGCGGTTTCATCCGGTTGGCTCGACAGCCAGTGGTTGGTCGCCGTGGCCATCGCCCTGTCGCTCAGTTTTGTCCTCGCCGCTCCCTTGAACAGTGCCGCCGCCACCCTTTACGAGCGTTGGCAGGAATCCCTGAAGCGGTTTGAAACCAGAACCCGGCACCCGAGTGACCAGCCGCTTGAGCCGGGAGAGGTTTCCATCGCGGTGTTCGGCATGGGGCGTATCGGGACCGCGGTTTACGACTATTTTCACAAGCGTTATGCTGACAAGGTGGTCGGAGTCGATTACAACAAGGAGAAAGTCACGCGGCATTGTCGGGATGGGCGTCATGTCATCTACGGCGATCCGACCGATCCCGATTTCTGGGCGCGGATGCCGCGTGACAATCGGGTCGAGCTCTGCCTGCTGGCGATGCCGAAGCACGTGGCCAACATCTCTGTGGCCGCGACCATGCGGGGACGCGGTTACCAGGGCCGGTTGGCAAGTATCGCCTATTTTGCCGATCAGATCGATGAGCTGGAAACTCTCGGTGTCGCGACCTTTGATTTCTATGCCGAAGCCGGCAGCGGTTTTGCCCGCCATGCTGATCAATTGTCGGCTCGGGATTTAGCGGACTTTTAA
- a CDS encoding glycine zipper 2TM domain-containing protein, giving the protein MKTSVVRSSLFLSLSCFFLLAGCAPSTSGNVYTRDQARTSHSVYYGTILRADPVTIEGKSSAVGAIAGGALGGVLGNAVGSGKGRNLATVAGALGGAAAGSAIEKKTTTVQGVELEVELDNGELLVVVQEADAAYRVGDRVRVIKDARGTTRVRQ; this is encoded by the coding sequence ATGAAAACAAGCGTTGTCCGGAGCAGTCTTTTTCTCTCATTGAGTTGTTTTTTTCTGCTGGCCGGTTGCGCGCCAAGTACTTCGGGTAATGTCTATACTCGCGACCAGGCCCGTACCAGCCATTCTGTCTACTACGGCACCATTCTGCGGGCCGATCCGGTGACCATCGAGGGCAAGTCCTCGGCCGTAGGGGCGATTGCCGGTGGAGCCCTGGGCGGTGTTCTCGGCAATGCGGTCGGGAGTGGCAAGGGCCGCAATCTTGCCACCGTGGCCGGAGCCCTGGGCGGTGCGGCCGCCGGGTCGGCGATTGAAAAGAAGACCACCACCGTGCAGGGGGTGGAACTTGAAGTTGAACTGGACAACGGTGAGCTGCTTGTGGTTGTCCAGGAGGCCGATGCCGCTTATCGGGTCGGTGACCGGGTGCGGGTGATCAAGGATGCCCGGGGCACGACCCGGGTTCGTCAATAG